The following coding sequences lie in one Cronobacter universalis NCTC 9529 genomic window:
- a CDS encoding NAD-dependent epimerase/dehydratase family protein, with protein sequence MSRVLITGASGLVGSHLLRMLVDEPRVTSIIAPTRRPLRVPMHKVENPCDPQISDVLTQLSAPLDIVFCCLGTTRREAGSKEAFILADYTLVVDTSLAGLRLGAKHMLVVSALGANPNSPFFYNRVKGEMETALKAQGWPRLTLARPSLLIGDREKRRAGESFMAPLFRLLPGKWKAIEAQIVAQALINAALSPAKEDVSVLDSAQLRKIAAQTAR encoded by the coding sequence ATGAGTCGAGTACTGATAACCGGCGCCAGCGGCCTCGTGGGCAGTCATCTGCTGCGAATGCTGGTTGATGAGCCGCGCGTGACGTCGATTATCGCGCCAACGCGCCGCCCGCTGCGCGTGCCGATGCATAAAGTGGAAAACCCGTGCGATCCGCAGATCTCCGATGTGCTGACGCAGCTCAGCGCGCCGCTGGATATCGTCTTTTGCTGTCTCGGCACCACGCGGCGCGAGGCGGGCAGCAAAGAGGCGTTTATTCTGGCTGACTACACGCTGGTGGTGGATACCTCGCTCGCCGGGCTGCGGCTTGGCGCGAAGCATATGCTGGTGGTCAGCGCGCTCGGCGCGAACCCGAATTCGCCGTTTTTCTATAACCGCGTGAAGGGGGAGATGGAAACAGCGCTGAAGGCGCAGGGCTGGCCACGGCTGACGCTGGCGCGCCCGTCACTGCTCATCGGCGATCGTGAAAAGCGCCGCGCCGGGGAATCCTTCATGGCGCCGCTGTTTCGTCTGTTGCCAGGAAAATGGAAAGCCATTGAAGCGCAGATCGTGGCGCAGGCGCTGATAAATGCGGCGCTGTCGCCTGCAAAAGAAGATGTCTCGGTGCTCGACTCGGCGCAATTGCGTAAAATAGCGGCGCAAACGGCGCGCTGA
- a CDS encoding type 1 glutamine amidotransferase domain-containing protein translates to MSKKIAVLITDEFEDSEFTSPAAEYRKAGHEVITIEKEAGKTVTGKQGEAKVTIDKAIDEVSPADFDALLLPGGHSPDSLRGDDRFVTFTRDFVNTGKPVFAICHGPQLLISADVIRGRKLTAVKPIVIDVKNAGAEFHDQEVVVDKDQLVTSRTPEDLPAFNREALRLLGA, encoded by the coding sequence ATGAGCAAGAAGATCGCAGTCTTAATCACTGACGAATTTGAAGATTCAGAATTCACATCCCCGGCGGCCGAGTATCGCAAGGCCGGCCATGAAGTGATTACCATCGAGAAAGAGGCCGGGAAAACCGTCACCGGCAAACAGGGCGAGGCGAAAGTCACCATTGATAAGGCCATCGACGAGGTGAGCCCGGCCGATTTCGACGCCCTGCTGCTGCCTGGCGGCCATTCGCCGGACAGCCTGCGAGGCGACGATCGCTTTGTCACCTTTACCCGCGATTTCGTCAATACCGGCAAACCGGTGTTCGCTATCTGCCACGGGCCGCAGTTGTTAATCAGCGCAGATGTGATCCGCGGGCGTAAGCTTACCGCCGTTAAGCCTATCGTGATTGACGTGAAAAACGCCGGGGCGGAGTTCCACGATCAGGAAGTGGTCGTGGATAAAGACCAGCTGGTGACCAGCCGCACGCCGGAAGATTTACCGGCATTTAACCGTGAGGCGCTACGCCTGCTCGGGGCGTAA
- a CDS encoding YraN family protein: MAQIPAGTVGSGQLSRKETGAAWEARARAFLERKGLRFIAANVHERGGEIDLIMDDRGVTVFVEVRYRRASLYGGAAASVTRSKQQKLLHAARLWLARHNGSFDTVDCRFDVLAFTGNETEWIANAFSLHA, translated from the coding sequence GTGGCTCAAATACCAGCAGGGACAGTTGGTTCCGGCCAACTAAGCCGCAAAGAGACCGGCGCCGCCTGGGAAGCCCGGGCGCGCGCTTTTCTTGAGCGTAAGGGATTGCGTTTTATCGCCGCCAACGTGCATGAGCGCGGCGGCGAAATCGATCTCATCATGGACGATCGTGGCGTGACGGTGTTCGTCGAAGTGCGCTACCGCCGCGCCAGTCTGTATGGCGGCGCGGCCGCCAGCGTCACCCGCAGCAAACAGCAAAAATTGTTACATGCCGCCCGGTTGTGGCTCGCGCGCCACAATGGGAGCTTTGATACTGTGGATTGCCGGTTCGATGTGTTAGCCTTCACCGGCAATGAAACCGAGTGGATAGCGAACGCTTTTTCGCTCCACGCCTGA
- a CDS encoding YhbP family protein yields the protein MDALDAISKWLAKQHVVTYCVGNGEALWCANAFYLYDRERVAFYLLSDTESRHGKMAGKLAPVAGTVNGQTKTVALIRGVQFSGELRLVEEPESEVLRERYNRRFPVARVMSSPLWEIRLDEIKFTDNTVGFGKKLVWLRPEQA from the coding sequence ATGGACGCTCTCGACGCCATCAGCAAATGGCTCGCTAAACAGCATGTCGTCACGTATTGCGTCGGCAATGGAGAAGCGCTCTGGTGCGCGAACGCGTTTTACCTTTACGATCGTGAACGGGTGGCGTTTTATCTGTTAAGCGATACGGAAAGCCGACATGGCAAAATGGCAGGCAAGCTGGCGCCTGTCGCGGGTACGGTTAACGGGCAGACCAAAACCGTAGCGCTTATCCGCGGCGTGCAGTTTTCAGGCGAATTGCGGCTGGTGGAAGAGCCGGAAAGCGAGGTCCTGCGCGAGCGCTATAACCGTCGCTTTCCGGTGGCCAGGGTGATGTCCTCCCCGCTGTGGGAGATCCGTCTGGATGAGATCAAATTTACTGACAACACCGTGGGGTTTGGTAAAAAACTCGTCTGGTTACGCCCCGAGCAGGCGTAG
- the dolP gene encoding division/outer membrane stress-associated lipid-binding lipoprotein: MKAIKPLAVVMTALVLQGCVAAAVVGTAAVGTKAATDPRSVGTQVDDGTLELRVNTALGKDEQLKKEARINVTAYQGKVLLTGQSPNPELASRAKQIAMGVEGATEVFNEIRNGQPIGLGTASSDTWITTKVRSQLLGSDQVKSSNVKVTTENGEVFLLGLVTEREGRAAADTASRVSGVKHVTTAFTYIK, translated from the coding sequence ATGAAGGCCATTAAACCCCTTGCGGTGGTGATGACCGCGCTAGTGCTACAGGGCTGCGTTGCGGCAGCCGTCGTCGGAACCGCGGCCGTCGGCACCAAAGCCGCCACCGATCCGCGCAGTGTGGGTACTCAGGTTGATGACGGGACGCTGGAGCTGCGCGTGAATACCGCGCTTGGCAAAGATGAACAGCTGAAGAAAGAAGCGCGTATTAACGTGACGGCCTATCAGGGCAAAGTGTTGCTGACCGGCCAGTCGCCGAACCCGGAGCTGGCGTCCCGCGCGAAACAGATAGCGATGGGCGTGGAAGGTGCTACGGAAGTGTTTAACGAGATCCGCAACGGCCAGCCGATTGGGCTCGGCACCGCGTCGTCGGACACCTGGATCACCACCAAAGTGCGCTCCCAGCTGCTTGGCAGCGATCAGGTGAAATCCTCTAACGTGAAGGTAACGACCGAGAACGGCGAAGTGTTCCTGCTGGGTCTGGTCACCGAACGCGAAGGCCGCGCGGCAGCGGATACCGCGAGCCGGGTGAGCGGCGTGAAACACGTAACGACCGCGTTCACCTACATTAAGTAA
- a CDS encoding GNAT family N-acetyltransferase, with protein sequence MLIRVEIPIDAPGIDALLRRAFGRDDEAELVHALREDGLLTLGLVATDDEGQVVGYVAFSPVTVAGEERQWLGLAPLAVDEEWRGQGIGRQLVYEGLDSLNEFGYSAVVTLGSPEFYNRLGFEPAARYDLHCRWPGAEAAFQVHRLADDALNGVHGPVDYHEHFNRF encoded by the coding sequence ATGCTGATTCGTGTAGAAATCCCCATTGATGCGCCGGGCATCGACGCGTTACTTCGCCGGGCGTTCGGCCGCGACGACGAGGCGGAGCTGGTGCACGCGCTCCGTGAAGACGGACTGCTGACGCTGGGGCTGGTCGCAACGGATGACGAAGGGCAGGTTGTCGGCTATGTCGCGTTCAGCCCCGTTACCGTGGCAGGCGAAGAGCGTCAGTGGCTGGGGCTTGCGCCGCTGGCGGTCGACGAAGAGTGGCGCGGGCAGGGGATTGGCCGTCAGTTAGTGTATGAAGGGCTCGATTCGCTCAATGAGTTCGGCTACTCGGCAGTCGTCACGCTAGGCTCGCCGGAATTTTACAACCGTCTGGGCTTTGAGCCCGCCGCCCGTTACGATCTGCACTGCCGCTGGCCTGGCGCCGAAGCGGCGTTCCAGGTACACCGTCTCGCCGACGACGCCCTGAACGGCGTGCACGGCCCCGTGGACTACCACGAACATTTTAACCGCTTCTGA
- a CDS encoding GIY-YIG nuclease family protein, translating to MEEWFLYLIRCPDNRLYTGITTDVARRFAQHQRGKGAKALRGKGELTLVFSAPAGNRSEALRAEYRIKQLTKRQKEQLVAGELAFEAMKSAPQTP from the coding sequence ATGGAAGAATGGTTTCTTTATCTGATCCGTTGCCCCGATAACCGGCTTTATACCGGCATCACCACTGATGTGGCGCGCCGCTTCGCCCAGCATCAGCGCGGCAAGGGCGCCAAAGCGCTGCGCGGCAAAGGCGAGCTGACGCTGGTTTTCAGCGCGCCCGCGGGCAACCGCTCCGAGGCGCTGCGCGCCGAATACCGCATCAAGCAACTGACAAAACGGCAGAAAGAGCAACTGGTCGCAGGCGAGCTGGCGTTTGAGGCGATGAAAAGCGCACCGCAAACGCCCTGA
- a CDS encoding permease: MAGQSSSLAPKSPAWWKPALFFLVLFIGLWYVKWQPYYGKAFTAAQTHSIGNSILAHAQDNPLRAALDYAAIYFLAVWKAAVLGVLLGSLIQVLIPRDWLARTLGQPRFRGTLLGTLFSLPGMMCTCCAAPVAAGMRRQSVSMGGALAFWLGNPLLNPATLVFMGFVLGWEFTLIRVAVGLVMVIGIASLVQRFVADTPAPALPESALPAEASQGSFMARWLRALWTLFWNTIPVYLLAVLALGAARVWLFPHADGAVGNTLFWVLAMAIAGCLFVIPTAAEIPIVQTMMVAGMGVAPGLALLVTLPAVSLPSLIMLRKAFPAKALWLTGGMVMLAGAVTGALALVF, encoded by the coding sequence ATGGCTGGTCAGTCTTCATCTCTGGCGCCGAAATCCCCCGCATGGTGGAAACCCGCGCTGTTTTTTCTCGTCCTGTTTATTGGTCTGTGGTACGTCAAATGGCAGCCCTATTACGGCAAAGCCTTTACCGCAGCGCAAACGCACAGCATCGGCAATTCTATTCTCGCGCACGCGCAGGATAACCCGCTGCGCGCGGCGCTCGATTACGCCGCAATCTATTTTCTCGCGGTCTGGAAGGCCGCCGTGCTCGGCGTGCTGCTGGGCTCGCTGATTCAGGTGCTGATCCCGCGCGACTGGCTGGCGCGCACGCTGGGCCAGCCGCGTTTTCGCGGTACGCTGCTCGGCACGCTGTTTTCACTGCCGGGCATGATGTGCACCTGCTGCGCCGCGCCGGTTGCCGCCGGGATGCGCCGCCAGTCGGTGTCGATGGGCGGCGCGCTGGCCTTCTGGCTCGGCAACCCGCTGCTGAACCCGGCGACGCTGGTGTTTATGGGCTTCGTGCTGGGCTGGGAATTTACGCTTATTCGCGTGGCGGTGGGGCTGGTGATGGTGATTGGCATCGCGTCGCTGGTGCAGCGGTTTGTGGCCGATACGCCAGCGCCGGCGTTGCCTGAGTCAGCGCTGCCTGCAGAAGCGTCGCAGGGTAGCTTTATGGCGCGCTGGCTTCGTGCGCTCTGGACGCTGTTCTGGAATACGATTCCGGTCTATCTGCTGGCGGTGCTGGCGCTGGGCGCCGCGCGCGTCTGGCTGTTCCCACACGCCGATGGCGCGGTAGGCAATACGCTGTTCTGGGTGCTGGCGATGGCGATTGCCGGTTGCCTGTTCGTGATCCCGACAGCGGCGGAAATCCCGATTGTACAGACGATGATGGTAGCGGGCATGGGCGTCGCGCCAGGGCTGGCGCTGCTGGTGACGCTGCCTGCGGTGAGTCTGCCTTCGCTTATCATGCTGCGTAAGGCCTTTCCGGCGAAAGCGTTATGGCTCACCGGCGGGATGGTGATGCTGGCGGGCGCGGTGACAGGCGCGCTGGCGCTGGTTTTTTGA
- a CDS encoding penicillin-binding protein activator: MVPSKFSGSKAARCLPVLLAALFFAGCGTKTPDQSTAHLQGEAKADSGFYLHQMEQSRDDSKTNWQLLAIRALLDEGKRERAITLYGELPQNLTDIQRREASLLEAQIKVAQQDYQGAAALLDKISPADLNDEQKARYWQAKIDASQGRPSLELLRALIAQEPLLQGPSKQKNIDATWQALSQMSQDQAKALVINADENTLQGWLDLQRVWFDNRNDPKMLQAGVKDWQTRYPQNPGAKMLPSQLANLQNYKPASADKIALLLPLNGQAAVFGRAIQQGFEAAKNAGTSPVAVQSPTPAQADSAAQPADSAQTAPTDGVASPAAAPVDDLAAQPDAQESAQPAQQPVDAQPVAAAPANPAAEIKVYDTSSQSITQILAQAQQDGASLVVGPLLKESVDGVLKSGTPLNVLALNQPETVQNRPNVCYFALSPEDEAADAAAHIWQEGKRAPLLLVPYSALGDRVTKAFADRWTQLGGGTVLQQKFGSVNELKMNINGGTGIALTGSPVAASLPQQQPVTIGGLSIPAPPTDAQITAGSSGNVDAVYILATPSEIALIKPMIAMRAGSHSGAALYASSRSAQGGSGPDFRLEMEGLEFSDIPMLTGSNPALQQQALAAVNNDYSLARLYAMGVDAWSLANHFSQMRQVPGFQLSGNTGALSATQDCVINRKLTWLKYQQGQLVPAN; this comes from the coding sequence ATGGTACCTTCTAAATTTTCCGGCTCTAAAGCCGCGCGTTGTCTGCCTGTCCTGCTGGCAGCCCTGTTTTTCGCAGGCTGCGGCACGAAGACGCCTGATCAAAGCACTGCACATCTGCAGGGCGAAGCCAAAGCGGATTCCGGCTTTTATCTGCACCAGATGGAACAAAGCCGTGATGATAGCAAGACCAACTGGCAATTACTCGCCATACGTGCACTGCTCGACGAAGGCAAACGCGAGCGCGCCATCACGCTCTACGGCGAGCTGCCGCAGAACCTGACGGACATCCAGCGTCGCGAAGCGTCGCTGCTGGAAGCGCAGATCAAAGTGGCGCAGCAGGATTATCAGGGCGCCGCCGCGCTGCTGGATAAAATCAGCCCGGCGGATCTGAACGACGAGCAGAAAGCCCGCTACTGGCAGGCGAAAATTGACGCCAGCCAGGGCCGTCCGTCGCTGGAGCTGCTGCGCGCGCTGATCGCGCAGGAGCCGCTGTTACAAGGCCCATCGAAGCAGAAAAACATCGACGCCACCTGGCAGGCGCTGTCGCAGATGTCCCAGGATCAGGCGAAGGCGCTGGTCATCAACGCCGATGAAAACACGCTTCAGGGCTGGCTGGATCTCCAGCGCGTGTGGTTCGATAACCGCAACGACCCGAAAATGCTCCAGGCGGGCGTGAAGGACTGGCAGACGCGCTACCCGCAAAATCCGGGCGCGAAAATGCTGCCATCGCAGCTTGCCAACCTGCAAAACTACAAGCCCGCTTCCGCCGACAAAATCGCGCTGCTGCTGCCGTTAAATGGCCAGGCGGCCGTGTTTGGCCGCGCCATTCAGCAGGGTTTTGAAGCGGCGAAAAACGCCGGCACCAGCCCGGTCGCCGTTCAGTCGCCAACGCCTGCGCAGGCGGATAGCGCCGCGCAGCCTGCGGATAGCGCCCAGACCGCCCCGACCGATGGCGTGGCAAGCCCTGCCGCCGCGCCGGTCGACGATCTGGCCGCGCAGCCTGACGCACAGGAAAGCGCGCAGCCGGCGCAGCAACCGGTTGATGCCCAGCCTGTCGCTGCCGCGCCCGCGAACCCTGCCGCGGAAATCAAGGTGTATGACACCAGCTCGCAGTCCATCACGCAGATTCTGGCGCAGGCGCAGCAGGATGGCGCAAGCCTGGTCGTCGGCCCGCTCCTGAAAGAGAGCGTGGACGGCGTACTGAAAAGCGGCACGCCGCTGAACGTGCTGGCGCTCAATCAGCCGGAGACGGTGCAGAATCGCCCGAATGTCTGCTATTTCGCGCTGTCGCCGGAAGATGAAGCCGCTGACGCCGCCGCCCATATCTGGCAGGAAGGCAAGCGCGCGCCGCTGCTGCTGGTGCCTTACAGCGCGCTGGGCGATCGCGTCACCAAAGCCTTCGCTGACCGCTGGACGCAGCTTGGCGGCGGTACGGTATTGCAGCAGAAATTCGGCTCCGTCAATGAGCTGAAAATGAACATTAACGGCGGCACCGGCATCGCGCTGACCGGCTCGCCTGTGGCCGCCAGTCTGCCGCAGCAGCAGCCAGTGACGATAGGCGGCCTCTCCATTCCGGCGCCGCCGACCGACGCGCAAATCACCGCAGGCAGCAGCGGCAACGTGGACGCCGTTTATATCCTCGCCACGCCGTCTGAAATTGCGCTGATAAAACCGATGATCGCGATGCGCGCGGGCAGCCACAGCGGGGCTGCGCTGTATGCCAGCTCGCGTAGCGCCCAGGGCGGCTCCGGCCCGGATTTCCGTCTCGAAATGGAAGGCCTGGAGTTCAGCGATATCCCGATGCTCACCGGCAGCAACCCGGCGCTGCAACAGCAGGCGCTCGCGGCGGTAAATAACGACTACTCGCTGGCGCGCCTGTATGCGATGGGCGTGGACGCCTGGTCGCTGGCGAACCATTTCTCCCAGATGCGCCAGGTGCCGGGCTTTCAGCTCAGCGGCAACACCGGCGCGCTTAGCGCGACACAGGACTGCGTCATTAACAGGAAGTTAACGTGGCTCAAATACCAGCAGGGACAGTTGGTTCCGGCCAACTAA
- the diaA gene encoding DnaA initiator-associating protein DiaA yields the protein MLERIKVCFTESIQTQIAAAEALPDAISRAAMTLVQSLLNGNKILCCGNGTSGANAQHFAASMINRYETERPGLPAIALNTDNVVLTAITNDRLHDEVYAKQVRALGHAGDVLLAISTRGNSRDIVKAVEAAVTRDMTIVALTGYDGGELAGLLGPQDVEIRIPSHRSARIHEMHMLTVNCLCDLIDNTLFPHQDD from the coding sequence GTGCTAGAAAGAATCAAAGTCTGCTTTACGGAAAGCATTCAAACCCAGATTGCGGCGGCGGAAGCACTCCCGGATGCGATTTCACGTGCGGCCATGACCCTGGTTCAGTCTCTCCTTAACGGCAACAAAATCCTCTGCTGCGGTAACGGCACGTCCGGCGCCAACGCGCAGCATTTTGCGGCCAGCATGATCAATCGTTATGAAACCGAACGGCCCGGTTTACCTGCCATTGCACTAAATACCGATAATGTGGTCTTAACGGCGATAACCAACGACAGGCTGCATGACGAAGTGTATGCCAAACAGGTGCGCGCGCTGGGCCACGCCGGAGATGTGCTGCTGGCGATCTCCACCCGTGGCAACAGCCGCGATATCGTGAAAGCGGTAGAAGCGGCCGTCACCCGCGATATGACTATCGTGGCGCTGACGGGCTACGACGGCGGCGAGCTGGCGGGCCTGCTCGGCCCGCAGGATGTGGAGATCCGTATTCCCTCCCATCGCAGCGCGCGCATTCACGAAATGCATATGCTGACGGTCAACTGCCTGTGTGATCTTATCGATAACACATTGTTTCCACACCAGGATGATTAA
- the ubiT gene encoding ubiquinone anaerobic biosynthesis accessory factor UbiT: protein MLNNLRSCLVHLGPSLLKAPVALAPFALKRQALEQLLGWQFRQALADDELAFLEGRWLGIEVRDIGLRWFTSVENDKLIVREQAEADVMFRADAADLLMIAARKQDPDTLFFQRRLVIEGDTELGLYVKNLMDAIELDAMPKPLRIMLLQLADFVEAGLSVSPLTKAISIGEPC from the coding sequence GTGTTGAATAATCTGCGTTCCTGTCTGGTACATCTTGGTCCTTCGCTTCTTAAGGCGCCGGTGGCGCTCGCGCCGTTTGCGCTCAAGCGTCAGGCGCTGGAGCAACTGCTTGGCTGGCAATTTCGTCAGGCGCTGGCGGATGACGAACTGGCGTTTCTTGAAGGGCGCTGGCTTGGCATCGAGGTGCGCGATATCGGCCTGCGCTGGTTCACGTCGGTTGAGAACGACAAGCTCATTGTGCGGGAACAGGCCGAGGCCGACGTCATGTTCCGCGCGGACGCCGCCGACCTGCTGATGATCGCCGCGCGCAAGCAGGATCCCGATACGCTTTTCTTTCAACGTCGTCTGGTGATTGAAGGCGATACTGAATTAGGGTTATATGTGAAGAATCTGATGGACGCCATTGAGCTCGACGCGATGCCGAAACCGCTGCGCATCATGTTGCTGCAACTGGCGGACTTCGTAGAAGCGGGGCTTAGCGTCTCGCCGCTAACCAAAGCAATTTCCATAGGTGAACCATGCTGA